One region of Spiroplasma endosymbiont of Asaphidion curtum genomic DNA includes:
- a CDS encoding Mbov_0401 family ICE element transposase-like protein: MLEINNNVKTLENKHWFSLFTTHKNMYTNKCEQLANEYEKLDEYLYKYHYRLKQGYKVVHFALRTIITIFGEVTFKRRRYKYWNQKSGKFEYVCLLDKEIGLLPKQRIYFDVQFKVLSLLGDGKRYRDVLDALNHCYISKASISNILNKYDIAEYFQLTEQETKTRIDVKNNDLYIQLDETFLATLDHKVKQDQRIRLATFHTGHKEKNYKNARRALENKRGHFLMLKVGKRINTIDYRDLLIRELQKHYVNINYDKIIVCGDGATWIREIANSFGNVRYILDGYHAIKKLKQSAFNIIFENRKVTLNSWIQLYKDGNHQELIKKIRNVAKNELNEDIKTNLRKASNYFSNNKQGIHHQNLEWNIGCSIESDVSHLVKQQLGYGAKIYNHKNLNNLLHLRMANLNKLNVLHYINENINSEIEIRKEIYKNSLWNKYNNKNDDSWINYKGNAVTNKYNRFK; the protein is encoded by the coding sequence ATGTTAGAAATTAATAATAATGTAAAAACCTTAGAAAATAAGCATTGATTCAGTTTATTTACAACCCATAAAAATATGTACACCAATAAATGTGAACAATTAGCTAACGAATATGAAAAATTAGATGAATACTTATATAAATATCATTATCGCTTAAAACAAGGTTATAAAGTGGTTCATTTTGCATTAAGAACAATTATTACAATTTTTGGTGAAGTTACTTTTAAACGACGCCGCTATAAATATTGAAATCAAAAATCAGGTAAATTTGAATATGTATGTTTATTAGATAAAGAAATTGGTTTATTGCCCAAACAACGCATTTATTTTGATGTCCAATTTAAAGTTTTAAGTCTTTTGGGTGATGGTAAACGGTATCGCGATGTTTTAGATGCTCTAAATCATTGTTATATTTCAAAAGCTAGTATTTCAAATATTTTAAATAAATACGATATTGCTGAATATTTTCAACTAACAGAACAAGAAACTAAAACTAGAATTGATGTTAAAAATAATGATTTATATATTCAACTAGATGAGACATTTTTAGCGACATTAGATCACAAAGTTAAACAAGACCAAAGAATTCGTTTAGCTACTTTTCATACCGGACATAAAGAAAAAAATTACAAAAATGCTCGTAGAGCGTTAGAAAACAAACGAGGTCATTTTTTAATGTTAAAAGTTGGTAAACGAATAAATACGATTGATTATCGTGATTTATTAATTAGAGAATTACAAAAACATTATGTGAATATTAATTATGACAAAATAATTGTTTGTGGCGATGGTGCTACTTGAATTAGAGAAATTGCCAATAGTTTTGGTAATGTTAGATATATTTTAGATGGTTATCATGCTATTAAAAAATTAAAACAATCAGCATTTAATATTATTTTTGAAAATCGCAAAGTAACACTAAATAGTTGAATTCAATTATATAAGGATGGAAATCATCAAGAATTAATCAAAAAAATTCGTAATGTTGCTAAAAATGAATTAAATGAAGATATTAAAACAAATTTAAGAAAGGCCAGTAATTATTTCAGTAATAATAAGCAAGGTATTCATCATCAAAATTTAGAATGAAATATCGGTTGTAGCATTGAAAGTGATGTATCTCATTTAGTAAAACAACAATTAGGATATGGAGCAAAAATATATAATCATAAGAATTTAAATAACCTATTACATTTAAGAATGGCAAATTTAAACAAATTAAATGTATTACATTATATTAATGAAAATATTAATTCAGAAATAGAAATCAGAAAAGAAATATATAAAAATTCATTATGAAATAAATATAATAATAAAAATGATGATAGTTGAATTAATTATAAAGGTAATGCTGTAACAAATAAATATAATAGATTTAAGTAA
- a CDS encoding ankyrin repeat domain-containing protein, whose translation MLNKKLIEARTTKNTQQFNETSQKIEELKKELNEAMGPIPAINNNNDKKYLDNKIKNLQGEGLKKDEDEIKSINAKVSEKLTPEQKHNLGYTGAYQPQGLNAVNQNITISQKTLKDAIENLADYTYDSTRLEEDIQETKDALVQLLFVTSEAMRFGTYTKYFNHYYKDKDNLTKSSTSKPQTTPPSTGTTDNQVEFKNIPTNVQEILDGKINSLKWKEYEPQLIGGWIAASKNLEQKRKEIFKELRVLLEYFEIHDDFLNNLKEKIKLNQESLFSATDEIFKKIDEKDIPKDIKNEIKNKIKNIWIATILNVLKNSETMPIEIGDQMLKFVLDCMKGWTPVHVAIKTNNLDIAKLLIWRQNELINKPTSSGDAPLHFACSFIEDNKENRRKFLDWAKQRGNNIDVDNIINNQPEINNNYLLVKFLIENGANINARNNDRDTPLHSAARNGNFEIVELLLKHGADVNAITKDGRTPLHYATQEGHIDIVKLLIEHKADVNIPDKNGFTPLHMATIIGHTKIVNLLKEFNRLNELKTKAKTPKKQNEYKDKIKKLLKIELSDVITTLDLGNIEISSGQTQPTEKQIKEKVKQINPQLDISQVKVQENNIKANEAIIEANNENYYPGEVTVTFTLAKKSSNLSAVQDAPGNNDGSAGPKNGNSDATNQGSVGGNIGSDISSNVSVGQQYGTSGTQNQNISGTNHNNRYDVPTDGSCLFWSVATSYLLPVRNDNEEFSNRFIQLFGEENLKYLLHIQKLLQQYNLENNIDLNQLWYRDQTTNNLVRVTFRNRVVDYIRDNLDRQTNLLLENQNQTFRDFINITETNEVDIDNYLIRMRQATTWGGTPEIVAMSNLINNNIRVDNDSPYQPVHQNANNNIQIFHVNGNHYNFALTPEEERANPAIAIDDNQENVPVVDITKRPDNLPTTTPTPEVKPIKLPPVDDHGQYHAILANNNEDDDAHQGNNNSKPKNTTLQKDEYHFFDKKTEDDSLKNDENLEINLIKNNNKIKQNVPVVNKPINKNIINSQISTTTKAINQYNSLSKEEKLKKLNEINRYYQTLSENDKKTFKEKLTNTGLAALSGGALTAYGTKMTVSGTAATSVTNAEAMEMTPLLSTSTTESLATVETITAAALAPETLGLSLVIGGLAIAGTWMYFAFHHHATSNIELPTSIHHNVYDNIEKWYKFLAHDKLKIKINKNTWNEIKQNKNSQANIIKIIKNKFVINDHSGWGGSVTNEDFNTFVKVIVLHFEQINGYFEILDNENDGFVIITNTEGDWLGIE comes from the coding sequence TTGTTAAATAAAAAATTAATCGAAGCAAGAACAACAAAAAATACACAACAATTTAATGAAACAAGTCAAAAAATAGAAGAATTAAAAAAAGAATTAAATGAAGCAATGGGGCCTATTCCTGCGATAAATAATAATAATGATAAAAAATATTTAGATAATAAAATTAAAAATTTACAAGGTGAAGGTTTAAAAAAAGATGAAGATGAAATTAAATCAATAAATGCAAAAGTATCAGAAAAATTAACACCAGAACAAAAACATAATTTAGGTTATACAGGAGCATATCAACCACAAGGTTTAAATGCTGTGAATCAAAATATTACTATTTCGCAAAAGACTTTAAAAGATGCCATTGAAAATTTAGCAGATTATACTTATGATTCAACAAGACTAGAAGAAGATATTCAAGAAACTAAAGATGCTTTAGTACAATTACTTTTTGTTACTAGTGAAGCCATGCGTTTTGGAACTTATACTAAATATTTTAATCATTATTACAAAGATAAAGACAACCTAACAAAAAGTAGTACTTCAAAACCACAAACTACACCACCTTCAACAGGTACAACAGATAATCAAGTTGAATTTAAAAATATTCCAACAAATGTTCAAGAAATACTTGATGGTAAAATTAATTCACTTAAGTGAAAAGAATATGAACCACAATTGATAGGCGGGTGGATAGCAGCTAGTAAAAATTTAGAACAAAAGAGAAAAGAAATTTTTAAAGAATTAAGGGTACTTTTAGAATATTTTGAAATACATGATGATTTTTTAAATAATTTAAAAGAAAAAATAAAGCTAAATCAAGAAAGTTTATTTTCAGCGACTGATGAAATTTTTAAAAAAATAGATGAAAAAGATATTCCAAAAGATATTAAAAATGAAATTAAAAACAAAATTAAAAATATTTGAATTGCAACTATTTTAAATGTTTTAAAAAACTCCGAAACAATGCCAATTGAAATTGGAGATCAAATGCTAAAATTTGTTTTAGATTGTATGAAGGGGTGAACACCAGTTCATGTTGCTATAAAAACTAATAATTTAGATATAGCAAAATTATTAATTTGAAGGCAAAATGAGTTAATAAATAAACCAACTAGCAGTGGCGACGCGCCTTTACATTTTGCTTGTAGTTTTATTGAAGATAATAAAGAAAATAGACGAAAATTTCTTGATTGAGCCAAACAACGAGGCAATAATATAGATGTTGATAATATAATAAATAATCAACCAGAAATAAATAATAATTATTTATTAGTAAAATTTCTTATTGAAAATGGTGCTAATATTAATGCAAGAAATAACGACAGGGATACACCGTTGCATTCTGCGGCAAGAAATGGTAATTTTGAAATTGTTGAATTATTGTTAAAGCATGGTGCTGATGTCAACGCAATAACTAAGGATGGGCGAACTCCTTTACATTATGCGACACAAGAAGGCCACATAGACATTGTTAAATTATTAATTGAACATAAAGCTGATGTTAATATTCCAGATAAAAATGGCTTTACTCCTTTACATATGGCAACAATAATAGGCCACACAAAAATAGTAAATCTTTTAAAAGAATTTAATAGATTAAATGAATTAAAAACAAAAGCGAAAACACCTAAAAAACAAAATGAATACAAAGATAAAATAAAAAAATTATTAAAAATTGAGTTGTCAGATGTTATTACAACACTTGATTTAGGAAATATTGAAATTAGTAGTGGACAAACACAACCAACGGAAAAACAAATTAAAGAAAAAGTAAAACAAATAAATCCACAACTAGATATTAGCCAAGTTAAAGTACAAGAAAACAACATTAAGGCTAATGAAGCAATTATCGAAGCAAATAATGAAAATTATTACCCTGGCGAAGTTACAGTGACATTTACACTTGCTAAAAAATCAAGTAATCTAAGTGCTGTACAAGACGCCCCCGGTAATAATGATGGTAGTGCTGGGCCAAAAAACGGCAATAGCGATGCAACTAATCAAGGTTCTGTCGGTGGTAATATTGGTTCTGATATTAGTTCAAATGTTTCTGTTGGTCAACAGTATGGAACTAGTGGCACACAAAACCAAAATATTAGCGGCACAAATCATAATAATCGGTACGATGTGCCGACGGATGGCAGTTGTTTATTTTGATCAGTAGCAACATCTTACTTATTACCAGTGAGAAATGATAATGAAGAATTTAGCAATCGATTTATCCAATTATTTGGCGAAGAAAATTTAAAATATTTATTACATATTCAAAAATTACTACAGCAATATAATTTAGAAAATAATATAGATTTAAACCAATTATGATATCGAGATCAAACAACAAATAATTTAGTAAGAGTTACCTTTCGCAATCGTGTTGTCGATTATATCAGAGACAATTTAGATAGACAAACAAATTTATTATTAGAAAATCAAAATCAAACATTTCGAGATTTTATTAATATTACTGAAACTAATGAGGTTGATATCGATAATTACTTAATAAGAATGCGACAAGCCACAACGTGGGGCGGGACACCAGAAATAGTAGCGATGAGTAATCTTATCAATAATAATATTAGAGTAGATAACGATAGCCCTTATCAACCCGTGCATCAAAATGCAAATAATAACATCCAAATATTTCATGTAAATGGCAACCATTATAATTTTGCTTTAACACCAGAAGAAGAACGAGCAAATCCCGCTATTGCTATTGATGACAATCAGGAAAATGTCCCCGTCGTTGATATAACCAAGAGACCAGATAATTTACCAACAACCACGCCAACACCAGAGGTAAAGCCAATTAAATTACCACCGGTTGATGATCATGGTCAATACCACGCCATTTTGGCTAACAATAACGAAGATGATGATGCTCATCAAGGCAATAATAATAGCAAACCAAAGAATACTACTTTACAAAAAGATGAATATCATTTTTTCGATAAAAAAACCGAAGATGATAGTTTAAAAAATGATGAAAATTTAGAAATTAACTTAATTAAAAACAATAATAAAATCAAGCAAAATGTACCTGTAGTAAATAAACCAATAAACAAAAATATTATCAATTCACAAATATCAACAACTACAAAGGCAATAAATCAATATAACTCTCTTTCAAAAGAAGAAAAATTAAAAAAATTAAATGAAATTAATCGTTATTATCAAACATTATCTGAAAATGATAAAAAAACTTTTAAAGAAAAATTAACAAATACTGGATTAGCAGCTTTAAGTGGGGGTGCATTAACAGCTTATGGAACAAAAATGACTGTTAGTGGTACCGCCGCTACTAGTGTCACAAATGCAGAAGCAATGGAAATGACTCCGCTCTTATCAACAAGCACAACAGAAAGCTTGGCCACTGTAGAAACAATTACTGCTGCCGCTCTGGCCCCGGAAACTCTAGGGCTATCTTTAGTAATTGGAGGATTAGCAATTGCAGGAACATGAATGTATTTTGCTTTTCATCATCATGCAACGTCTAATATTGAGTTGCCAACTTCAA